In Rhizobium sp. WSM4643, the following are encoded in one genomic region:
- a CDS encoding lytic murein transglycosylase → MTQNHKNSFRGLALALVVAAQVALVPDNAKADSRFQKWIADFYQTAAQSGISKATYQKAFSGVSEPDPTVLEKAAYQPEFTSKIWDYIDSRVNPYTVKIGREMAVKHARTLAAIEQRFGVDKTILLAIWSMESNYGAVLDKDDRLHYVPRALATLAYADPSRAKFAKKQLVAALKILQNGDVPAREMTGSWAGAMGHTQFIPTSYLLYAVDADGNGHRDIWNSIPDALATSANLLMKNGWDAGKTWGYEVVVPAAVAQQAGKTHTLAQWAALGLTRPNGKAFRESAAKAVLKMPAGPSGPGFLMTANFFTIKNYNASDSYALAVGLLADQIAGYGGMQQRWPRPDGALDITEKFELQTRLKTLGYYNGEVDGNFGSGSKAAISAVQSRIGMQPDGEPSLPLLNALRR, encoded by the coding sequence ATGACCCAGAATCACAAAAACTCCTTTCGTGGTCTTGCTCTCGCCCTCGTTGTCGCTGCCCAGGTGGCACTGGTCCCCGACAACGCGAAAGCTGATTCCCGCTTCCAGAAATGGATCGCGGATTTTTACCAGACTGCCGCTCAGAGTGGCATCAGTAAGGCAACCTATCAAAAGGCCTTTTCCGGGGTGAGCGAGCCCGATCCAACCGTGCTCGAAAAAGCGGCCTACCAGCCGGAATTCACCTCGAAGATCTGGGACTATATCGATTCCCGCGTCAATCCCTATACGGTCAAGATCGGCCGCGAGATGGCCGTCAAGCACGCAAGAACGCTCGCTGCGATCGAGCAGCGGTTCGGTGTCGACAAGACCATATTGCTGGCCATCTGGTCGATGGAATCGAATTACGGCGCGGTCCTCGACAAGGACGACCGGCTGCATTACGTGCCGCGCGCCCTGGCAACACTTGCCTATGCCGATCCGAGCCGGGCCAAATTCGCCAAGAAGCAGCTGGTCGCCGCGCTGAAGATCCTGCAGAACGGCGATGTGCCGGCACGCGAGATGACCGGCTCCTGGGCCGGCGCCATGGGCCACACCCAGTTCATTCCGACAAGCTACCTGCTTTATGCCGTCGATGCCGACGGCAACGGCCATCGCGACATCTGGAACTCGATCCCCGACGCGCTGGCGACCTCGGCCAACCTCCTGATGAAAAACGGCTGGGACGCCGGCAAGACCTGGGGCTACGAGGTCGTCGTTCCCGCCGCAGTCGCCCAGCAGGCCGGCAAGACCCATACGCTGGCCCAATGGGCAGCACTCGGCCTGACCCGCCCGAACGGCAAGGCCTTCCGCGAGAGCGCCGCTAAGGCCGTGCTGAAGATGCCGGCCGGGCCCAGTGGCCCGGGCTTCCTGATGACCGCCAACTTCTTCACCATCAAGAATTACAATGCCTCGGACAGCTACGCGCTTGCCGTCGGTCTGCTGGCCGACCAGATCGCCGGCTACGGCGGCATGCAGCAGCGCTGGCCGCGCCCGGACGGTGCCCTCGATATCACCGAGAAATTCGAGCTGCAGACCCGCCTGAAGACGCTCGGCTATTACAATGGCGAGGTCGACGGCAATTTCGGCTCGGGTTCGAAGGCGGCGATATCAGCCGTGCAGTCGCGCATCGGCATGCAGCCGGACGGCGAGCCCTCCTTGCCGCTTCTGAACGCATTGCGCCGCTAG
- the galU gene encoding UTP--glucose-1-phosphate uridylyltransferase GalU encodes MAQHNKVRKAVFPVAGLGTRFLPATKAVPKEMLTVVDKPIIQYVVDEAIEAGIEHLVFVTGRNKHVIEDYFDIHFELEQTLRERAKKAEITLLAQQLPKAGTVSFTRQQEPLGLGHAVWCAREIVGDEPFALLLPDMIMKGDKGCMKGMIDLYAQSGGNIIAVEECAPDQAHKYGIVGVGEAIGDGFRITGMVEKPAEGTAPSTFFINGRYILQPEIFKILETQERGAGNEIQLTDGMLKLLKEQDFAGYHFRGATYDCGAKDGFILANVAFALERADIRPSVEGGFRELLAGLK; translated from the coding sequence GTGGCTCAACACAACAAAGTTCGTAAAGCAGTATTTCCGGTTGCCGGGTTGGGAACGCGATTCCTTCCGGCGACAAAGGCTGTTCCGAAGGAAATGTTGACCGTCGTCGACAAGCCAATCATTCAATATGTCGTCGATGAGGCGATCGAGGCCGGGATCGAACATCTGGTCTTCGTCACCGGACGCAACAAGCACGTCATCGAAGATTATTTCGACATTCATTTCGAGCTGGAACAGACACTGCGCGAACGCGCCAAGAAGGCGGAAATTACCCTTCTCGCCCAGCAGTTGCCGAAGGCCGGGACGGTGAGCTTCACTCGCCAGCAAGAGCCTCTCGGCCTCGGCCACGCCGTGTGGTGCGCCCGCGAGATCGTCGGCGACGAGCCCTTCGCACTGCTGCTGCCCGATATGATCATGAAGGGCGACAAGGGCTGCATGAAGGGCATGATCGACCTCTATGCCCAGAGCGGCGGCAATATCATCGCCGTCGAGGAATGCGCCCCGGACCAGGCGCATAAATACGGCATCGTCGGCGTCGGCGAGGCGATCGGCGACGGTTTCCGCATCACCGGCATGGTGGAAAAGCCCGCCGAGGGGACGGCGCCTTCCACCTTCTTCATCAACGGCCGCTACATCCTGCAGCCGGAGATCTTCAAGATCCTCGAAACCCAGGAGCGCGGCGCCGGCAACGAGATCCAGCTCACCGACGGCATGCTGAAGCTGCTGAAGGAACAGGATTTCGCAGGCTACCACTTCCGCGGCGCGACCTATGACTGCGGCGCCAAGGACGGCTTCATCCTGGCAAACGTCGCCTTCGCTCTCGAACGCGCCGATATCCGCCCCTCCGTCGAAGGCGGCTTCAGGGAACTGCTGGCCGGCCTGAAGTAA
- a CDS encoding KpsF/GutQ family sugar-phosphate isomerase, with product MNSRAINLVENSVLESAKRTIESERRGLEALEQAFDKGLAGPFTRAVEVIGDISGRVIVTGVGKSGHIGAKLAATFASTGTPAFFVHAAEANHGDLGMIARDDVVLAISKGGESAELKSIISFTRRFSIPLIAITCSEGSSLAAAADIVLLMPNEQEACPNGLAPTTSTLMQLAIGDALAVALLEARGFTATDFHVFHPGGKLGASLMHVADIMHTGERLPLVAKGTPMPEAITVLSRKHFGCVGVLDEDGRLCGIVTEGDMARNLTRNLSELAVDDIMTKTPKTVKQTVLATTALALLNQHHIGALIVIDDDCRPVGLVHFHDLLRIGVA from the coding sequence ATGAACAGTAGAGCGATAAACCTCGTTGAAAACAGCGTGCTCGAATCGGCAAAACGCACGATAGAGTCCGAAAGACGCGGTCTTGAAGCGCTCGAACAGGCCTTTGACAAGGGATTGGCCGGTCCTTTCACACGGGCCGTCGAAGTCATCGGCGACATCTCCGGACGGGTGATCGTCACCGGCGTCGGCAAGAGCGGGCATATCGGCGCCAAGCTCGCGGCGACATTCGCTTCGACCGGAACGCCTGCCTTTTTCGTGCATGCGGCGGAGGCCAATCACGGGGATCTCGGCATGATCGCGCGCGACGACGTCGTGCTGGCGATTTCCAAGGGTGGTGAGAGCGCCGAACTCAAGAGCATCATTTCCTTCACGCGGCGCTTCTCCATTCCGCTTATCGCGATCACCTGCAGCGAAGGGTCCTCGCTCGCGGCCGCCGCCGATATCGTCCTTCTGATGCCGAACGAGCAGGAGGCCTGCCCCAATGGGCTGGCGCCGACCACCTCGACGCTGATGCAGCTTGCCATCGGCGACGCGTTGGCGGTGGCGCTGCTGGAGGCGCGCGGCTTTACCGCCACGGATTTCCACGTCTTCCATCCCGGCGGCAAGCTGGGGGCGAGCCTGATGCATGTCGCCGACATCATGCATACCGGCGAGCGGCTGCCGCTCGTTGCCAAGGGCACACCGATGCCGGAGGCGATCACGGTGCTGTCGCGCAAGCATTTCGGCTGCGTCGGCGTGCTGGACGAGGATGGGCGGCTCTGCGGCATCGTCACCGAAGGCGACATGGCGCGCAATCTGACACGCAATCTTTCAGAGCTTGCCGTCGATGACATCATGACGAAGACGCCGAAGACGGTGAAGCAGACGGTGCTGGCGACCACAGCCCTGGCGCTGCTTAACCAGCATCACATCGGCGCGCTGATCGTCATCGACGACGACTGCCGGCCGGTCGGGCTGGTGCATTTCCACGACCTGCTGCGGATCGGCGTCGCCTGA
- a CDS encoding NfeD family protein, protein MLAKIVAELGPWSWWVAGLVLLAAELIVPGFFLVWIGLAALIVGALSLLFWDSAFWVWELQAILFALLAVATTFAGRRLTLRNATTDEPFLNQRGASLVGRTATLHEPIREGRGRIRLDDTLWQVMGPDLPAGTQVKVVSSNGRDLTVEPV, encoded by the coding sequence ATGCTGGCGAAGATCGTCGCCGAACTCGGTCCGTGGAGCTGGTGGGTCGCAGGCCTCGTGCTGCTCGCCGCGGAATTGATTGTTCCCGGCTTCTTCCTGGTCTGGATCGGACTTGCTGCCTTGATCGTCGGTGCACTGTCGCTGCTCTTCTGGGACAGCGCCTTCTGGGTCTGGGAGTTGCAGGCAATCCTTTTTGCGCTTCTCGCCGTTGCCACGACCTTCGCCGGCCGCCGGCTGACGCTACGCAATGCGACGACCGACGAGCCCTTCCTCAATCAGCGCGGTGCGAGCCTCGTCGGCCGCACGGCGACGCTGCACGAACCGATCCGCGAAGGCCGCGGCCGCATTCGTCTCGACGATACGCTATGGCAGGTGATGGGACCCGACTTGCCCGCCGGAACGCAAGTGAAGGTAGTTTCGAGCAACGGCCGCGACCTGACGGTCGAGCCCGTCTGA
- a CDS encoding SGNH/GDSL hydrolase family protein: MPADAELPMTEKTDRTRKIRWLVLALTAASLCLGALAPVHVAEAQEQRYQRRSILDFFLGRRYLDDGPQAPDVQQPRRQQRKRPPAPKAIVNTRTAPPVRAPVQEEPAVQKLGDARTILIVGDFLASGLGDGLTAAFETSPGVVVQARGNVSSGLVRDDYYDWPEQLPKMIDELKPAMVVVMIGANDRQQMVTDTAKEKFRTDGWFTEYRRRVLSFGKEVTGRKIPLLWVGLPAFESDSMTADAVQMNQLYRNQVESIGGEFVDIWDGFVDENGNFIVTGSDVNGQQVRLRTSDGINLTQAGRRKLAFYVEKPARRLLGTQASPDLVRLDSSNLPGLGLPANPVEHTVPISLSDPNLDGGAELLGARPPPPTLTRSPRDLLVEQGEMTPAPPGRVDDYRLPVAKAPAEVSVK; encoded by the coding sequence ATGCCGGCAGATGCGGAACTGCCCATGACTGAGAAAACTGATCGGACCCGTAAAATCCGTTGGCTCGTGCTCGCTTTGACGGCGGCTTCGCTATGCCTTGGCGCCCTTGCGCCGGTGCATGTCGCCGAAGCCCAGGAGCAGCGCTATCAACGTCGATCGATCCTCGATTTCTTTCTCGGCCGGCGCTATCTCGATGACGGGCCGCAAGCCCCTGACGTCCAGCAGCCGAGACGCCAGCAGCGCAAACGGCCGCCGGCGCCGAAGGCCATCGTCAATACACGTACCGCGCCGCCGGTCCGCGCTCCCGTACAGGAGGAGCCGGCGGTGCAAAAGCTCGGCGACGCCCGAACGATCCTGATCGTCGGCGATTTCCTGGCCAGCGGCCTCGGCGACGGCCTCACCGCCGCCTTCGAGACCTCACCGGGTGTGGTCGTCCAAGCCCGCGGCAACGTCTCCTCGGGTCTTGTCCGCGACGATTATTACGACTGGCCGGAACAGCTGCCGAAGATGATCGACGAGCTGAAGCCGGCAATGGTCGTCGTCATGATCGGCGCCAACGACCGCCAGCAGATGGTGACCGACACCGCCAAGGAAAAATTCCGTACCGACGGCTGGTTCACCGAATACCGCCGTCGTGTCCTTTCCTTCGGCAAGGAAGTCACCGGCCGCAAGATCCCGCTGCTCTGGGTCGGCCTTCCCGCCTTCGAGTCCGATTCGATGACGGCCGATGCCGTCCAGATGAATCAGCTTTACCGCAACCAGGTCGAAAGCATCGGCGGCGAATTCGTCGATATCTGGGATGGTTTCGTCGATGAAAACGGCAATTTCATCGTCACCGGTTCGGATGTGAACGGTCAGCAGGTGCGCCTGCGCACCTCCGATGGCATCAACCTGACCCAGGCCGGCCGGCGCAAACTTGCCTTTTATGTGGAAAAACCGGCGCGGCGTCTTCTCGGCACGCAGGCAAGCCCTGACCTGGTCCGCCTCGACTCCAGCAATCTGCCCGGTCTCGGCCTTCCAGCCAATCCGGTCGAACATACCGTGCCGATCAGTCTCTCCGATCCCAATCTCGACGGCGGCGCCGAGCTTCTCGGCGCCAGGCCGCCGCCGCCGACTTTGACGCGATCGCCGCGCGATCTCCTGGTCGAGCAGGGCGAAATGACGCCAGCACCTCCCGGCCGCGTCGACGATTACCGCCTGCCTGTGGCAAAAGCGCCGGCCGAAGTCTCGGTCAAGTGA
- a CDS encoding outer membrane beta-barrel protein, whose translation MGQPNQTSSVTPLRAMSRAVSFVAFGCLLLSQTAAFAQSASAQPASSRSAASQDNRTTYSTASVAGFDDETDDTAAPAANGTTANADDTQQRPAIPDAQAGDDITGSILDEDIRRLNTREAPLDETLPRRRAAESASKEETPGIPIGTFVLRPSVTQSINTETTKDGNTTQRRAFLETDAAATLTSDWGRHQLTVTSEGAWQKNVSGEGEEQPSFKINSDLRLDLPDDTTAHLIAGYNFYREDTDDPDAITNAAQQSDVQEFSAGASVQRDFGILRGTTALALTRSIYSDAELSNGTTVSLSDRNQTTGTLRGRVGYELSPALIPFIEANIGRTVYDETQDSAGYERSGHSYGAKAGVEVDLGEKLKGEVGVGYEMADFEDSRLSSIDTATLDASLLWSPIRGTDVNLDLQTSIQPSTTAGESGYVSHALTTTVTHQLRDNLVGTMIGGVIWRDYPTDSTINDELVYTAATGLTWNINRYLDLTSTLGYELTTRKEGTDSQQWRAGVGLKLKR comes from the coding sequence ATGGGCCAGCCAAACCAGACGAGCAGTGTGACGCCGCTCCGCGCCATGAGCCGTGCCGTCTCTTTTGTTGCGTTCGGCTGCTTGCTTCTCAGTCAGACGGCAGCCTTCGCGCAATCCGCCTCGGCGCAACCGGCAAGCAGCCGCTCCGCCGCCTCCCAGGACAATCGCACCACGTACAGCACCGCATCCGTCGCCGGTTTCGATGACGAGACCGACGATACCGCCGCTCCCGCGGCAAACGGCACGACCGCAAACGCGGACGATACCCAGCAGCGGCCCGCCATACCCGATGCACAAGCGGGCGACGACATTACCGGTTCCATCCTCGACGAGGACATACGCCGGCTGAACACCCGTGAAGCGCCGCTCGACGAGACACTGCCACGCCGCAGGGCTGCCGAAAGCGCCTCGAAAGAGGAAACGCCGGGAATCCCGATCGGCACGTTCGTGCTCCGCCCGAGCGTCACCCAGAGCATCAACACTGAAACCACCAAGGACGGCAATACCACGCAACGGCGCGCCTTTCTTGAAACGGACGCAGCAGCGACCCTGACCTCGGACTGGGGCCGGCATCAGTTGACCGTGACCTCGGAAGGCGCCTGGCAGAAGAATGTCAGCGGCGAGGGTGAGGAACAGCCCTCCTTCAAGATCAACAGCGATCTTAGGCTCGATCTTCCCGACGACACCACGGCGCACCTGATTGCCGGCTATAATTTCTACCGCGAGGACACCGATGATCCCGACGCGATCACCAACGCCGCGCAGCAGTCGGATGTCCAGGAATTTTCGGCCGGCGCCTCCGTCCAGCGCGATTTCGGGATCCTGCGCGGCACGACTGCACTTGCGCTGACACGCTCGATCTATTCGGACGCTGAACTTTCGAACGGCACGACCGTCTCCCTCAGCGACCGCAATCAGACGACGGGCACGTTGCGTGGCCGTGTCGGCTACGAACTGTCGCCCGCGCTCATCCCCTTCATCGAGGCCAACATCGGCCGCACGGTCTATGACGAAACGCAAGATTCCGCCGGCTACGAGCGTTCCGGCCATAGCTATGGCGCCAAGGCAGGCGTCGAGGTCGATCTCGGTGAAAAGCTGAAAGGTGAAGTCGGCGTCGGCTACGAGATGGCGGATTTCGAAGACAGCCGCCTGTCCTCGATCGATACCGCCACGCTCGATGCGAGCCTGCTCTGGTCGCCGATCCGCGGCACCGATGTCAATCTCGATCTGCAGACCAGCATCCAGCCCTCGACCACGGCAGGCGAAAGCGGCTACGTTTCGCACGCGCTGACGACGACGGTCACTCACCAGCTGCGCGACAATCTGGTCGGGACGATGATCGGCGGGGTGATATGGCGCGATTATCCCACGGACAGCACCATCAACGACGAGCTCGTCTACACCGCCGCAACCGGCCTGACCTGGAACATCAACCGCTATCTCGATCTGACCAGCACGCTCGGCTACGAGCTGACGACGCGCAAGGAAGGCACCGATTCGCAGCAATGGCGAGCCGGCGTCGGTCTCAAGCTGAAACGCTAG